From the genome of Virgibacillus siamensis, one region includes:
- the pdxS gene encoding pyridoxal 5'-phosphate synthase lyase subunit PdxS, whose protein sequence is MTNTGTDRVKRGMAEMQKGGVIMDVVNAEQAKIAEQAGAVAVMALERVPSDIRAAGGVARMASPEITEEVLNAVSIPVMAKARIGHIVEARVLEAMGVDYIDESEVLTPADEEFHLKKSDYTVPFVCGCRNLGEAARRIGEGASMLRTKGEPGTGNIVEAVRHMRQVQSEIRKLTSMSDDEVMTFAKEIGAPYNLLMEIKTEGRLPVVNFAAGGVATPADAALMMQLGADGVFVGSGIFKSNNPEKFAKAIVEATTHYTDYKLIGELSKGLGTAMKGIEMSTLEAHDRMQDRSE, encoded by the coding sequence ATGACAAATACAGGAACAGACCGCGTAAAACGCGGCATGGCTGAAATGCAAAAAGGCGGCGTTATTATGGACGTTGTCAATGCCGAGCAGGCAAAAATTGCTGAACAAGCAGGAGCTGTAGCCGTAATGGCTTTGGAACGGGTTCCATCTGATATTCGTGCGGCCGGCGGGGTGGCACGCATGGCAAGTCCGGAAATTACAGAGGAAGTCTTAAATGCTGTATCCATACCTGTTATGGCTAAAGCACGCATTGGTCATATTGTTGAAGCCCGTGTGCTTGAAGCAATGGGTGTTGACTATATTGATGAAAGTGAAGTGCTGACACCAGCAGATGAAGAATTTCATCTCAAAAAGTCAGATTACACTGTACCGTTTGTTTGCGGATGCCGTAATCTTGGTGAGGCAGCACGCCGAATCGGTGAAGGTGCGTCCATGCTCCGTACAAAAGGGGAGCCTGGTACCGGAAATATCGTAGAGGCGGTTCGCCATATGCGCCAGGTGCAATCTGAAATCAGGAAGTTGACGTCCATGTCTGATGATGAGGTCATGACGTTTGCAAAAGAAATTGGTGCACCGTACAATCTTTTAATGGAAATTAAAACAGAGGGTCGTCTGCCTGTAGTCAATTTTGCGGCCGGTGGTGTTGCAACACCCGCTGATGCTGCTTTAATGATGCAGTTGGGAGCTGATGGTGTATTTGTCGGTTCCGGTATTTTTAAATCAAATAATCCGGAAAAGTTTGCGAAGGCAATTGTGGAAGCAACAACACATTATACGGATTACAAATTGATCGGTGAGCTTTCCAAAGGCTTGGGTACCGCAATGAAAGGTATTGAAATGAGTACATTGGAAGCACATGATCGTATGCAGGATCGCAGCGAGTAG
- the pdxT gene encoding pyridoxal 5'-phosphate synthase glutaminase subunit PdxT, producing the protein MTTIGVLALQGAVREHIRSIEETGAQGIEVKRKEQFNEIDGLILPGGESTTMRRLIDSYDFFDAIRDFGKQGKPVFGTCAGLILMANEIAGQENAHLGLMDMKVARNAFGRQVASFEADMSVKRIGEHVNAVFIRAPYIVEAGSDVDILATYQNHIVAAQHDNYLCTAFHPELTDDNRFMEYFVQMVEQSLQIVAS; encoded by the coding sequence ATGACTACAATAGGAGTACTAGCATTACAAGGGGCAGTGCGTGAACATATTCGTTCGATTGAGGAAACTGGTGCCCAGGGAATAGAAGTGAAGCGAAAAGAGCAGTTCAATGAAATCGATGGTCTGATTCTTCCCGGCGGAGAGAGTACCACGATGCGCAGACTGATTGACAGTTACGACTTTTTCGATGCGATCCGGGACTTCGGAAAACAGGGAAAGCCTGTTTTTGGAACATGTGCCGGTTTGATTTTAATGGCAAATGAGATTGCAGGACAGGAAAATGCTCATTTAGGCTTAATGGATATGAAAGTTGCCCGTAATGCATTTGGAAGACAAGTCGCCAGTTTTGAAGCGGACATGTCAGTAAAGCGTATTGGGGAACATGTTAACGCAGTGTTTATCCGGGCACCTTATATCGTTGAAGCAGGATCTGATGTGGATATTCTTGCAACATATCAGAACCATATTGTAGCAGCACAACATGATAATTATTTGTGCACGGCGTTCCATCCGGAATTAACGGATGATAATCGTTTTATGGAATATTTTGTTCAAATGGTGGAACAATCTTTACAAATAGTTGCATCTTAA
- the serS gene encoding serine--tRNA ligase, with protein MLDMKYLRNNFELVKEKLAHRGEDLSELDKFGELDEHRRRLIAETEKLKAKRNEASKQISVLKKEKKDAEPAINEMREVGQQISDLDRELKEIEEKLNHMMLSIPNIPHESVPIGEDEDDNIVARTWGEVPAFDFEAKPHWDIAADLDIIDFERAAKVTGSRFVFYKGLGTRLERALISFMMDLHADEHGYTEMMPPQIVNRASLTGTGQLPKFAEDVFKLEEWDYFLIPTAEVPVTNFHRDEILANDELPKQYAAYSANFRSEAGSAGRDTRGLIRQHQFNKVELVHFVKPEDSYQTLEVLTGHAEKVLQLLKLPYRVMSMCTGDLGFTAAKKYDIEVWIPNQETYREISSCSNFEDFQARRAGIRFRREDKGKPEFVHTLNGSGLAVGRTVAAILENYQQEDGSVVVPEILQPYMGGKQVIK; from the coding sequence ATGTTGGATATGAAGTATTTACGCAACAACTTCGAATTAGTTAAGGAAAAATTAGCCCATCGCGGGGAAGACCTGTCCGAATTGGATAAATTCGGAGAGCTTGATGAGCATCGCCGCAGATTGATTGCGGAGACAGAGAAATTGAAGGCGAAACGAAATGAAGCTTCTAAACAAATTTCGGTTTTGAAAAAGGAGAAAAAGGATGCTGAGCCTGCTATCAACGAAATGCGGGAAGTGGGTCAGCAAATTTCAGACTTGGATCGGGAATTGAAGGAAATTGAAGAGAAATTGAATCATATGATGCTTTCCATTCCGAATATCCCGCATGAATCCGTGCCGATTGGTGAGGATGAAGATGATAATATAGTCGCTCGCACATGGGGGGAGGTCCCGGCATTTGATTTTGAGGCAAAACCGCATTGGGATATTGCAGCTGATCTTGATATTATTGATTTTGAACGGGCTGCAAAGGTTACCGGAAGCCGGTTTGTCTTTTATAAAGGACTTGGCACCCGATTGGAACGTGCCTTAATCAGTTTCATGATGGATCTGCATGCTGACGAACATGGCTATACAGAGATGATGCCGCCGCAGATCGTCAATCGTGCCAGCTTAACTGGAACTGGCCAGCTGCCTAAATTTGCAGAAGATGTTTTCAAATTGGAGGAATGGGATTATTTCCTGATTCCGACAGCCGAGGTACCAGTGACGAATTTCCATCGTGATGAGATTCTTGCCAATGATGAACTTCCGAAGCAATATGCGGCATACAGTGCCAATTTCCGTTCTGAAGCAGGTTCTGCCGGACGGGACACACGTGGTCTAATACGCCAGCACCAATTCAATAAAGTAGAGCTGGTCCATTTTGTAAAACCGGAAGACTCTTACCAGACGTTAGAGGTATTGACCGGTCATGCTGAAAAAGTACTGCAGCTTTTAAAACTGCCATACCGTGTAATGAGTATGTGTACAGGTGATTTAGGATTCACAGCTGCCAAAAAATACGATATTGAAGTCTGGATACCGAATCAGGAAACATACCGTGAAATTTCTTCTTGCTCTAATTTTGAAGACTTTCAGGCAAGACGTGCCGGTATTCGCTTCCGACGCGAAGATAAAGGCAAGCCGGAATTCGTTCACACGCTGAATGGATCCGGTCTGGCTGTCGGCCGTACAGTGGCTGCCATTTTGGAAAATTATCAGCAGGAAGATGGCTCTGTTGTTGTACCGGAAATACTACAGCCGTACATGGGCGGCAAACAAGTAATTAAATAA
- the proC gene encoding pyrroline-5-carboxylate reductase, whose protein sequence is MDKKVAFIGAGSMAEAVISGIVQAEILQKEKIVVTNRSNKERIDRLERRYDIQSIQDKEKVAADADIVILATKPYDLAAAVESIKEYLNQNQLIISVIAGISTDDITALIGNNAPVIRAMPNTSASIGFSATALSAGKFAGDEHLLEAKALFETIGTTVIVDEADMHTVTGISGSGPAYLYYFVEAMEKAAVESGLNKTTALELISQTLVGAGEMLKQSGETATSLREKVTSPGGTTQAGLEALAAGDFQKTVQECVKQARKRSIELGEKK, encoded by the coding sequence ATGGATAAAAAAGTCGCTTTTATTGGAGCAGGATCGATGGCTGAGGCGGTAATTTCCGGGATTGTACAAGCGGAAATCCTGCAAAAAGAAAAGATTGTTGTGACGAACAGAAGCAATAAAGAACGAATTGACAGGCTGGAGCGCCGTTATGATATACAAAGTATCCAGGATAAAGAAAAAGTCGCAGCGGATGCTGATATTGTTATTTTGGCGACAAAACCGTATGATTTGGCAGCAGCAGTGGAATCTATTAAGGAATACTTGAATCAAAATCAGCTGATTATTTCTGTTATTGCGGGAATATCAACCGATGATATTACTGCATTAATTGGCAATAATGCCCCTGTTATTCGGGCGATGCCAAACACTTCCGCTTCTATCGGTTTCTCGGCAACCGCTTTATCTGCGGGGAAATTTGCCGGTGATGAGCATTTACTTGAAGCAAAAGCATTGTTTGAAACGATTGGTACGACGGTAATTGTTGATGAGGCGGATATGCATACAGTGACAGGTATTTCCGGAAGCGGACCGGCATATTTATATTATTTTGTCGAAGCGATGGAAAAAGCAGCGGTGGAATCCGGATTGAATAAAACAACAGCATTGGAACTGATTTCCCAGACTCTTGTTGGGGCGGGGGAAATGCTGAAACAGTCCGGTGAAACTGCAACATCTTTACGAGAAAAAGTAACAAGCCCGGGCGGCACAACTCAAGCCGGATTGGAGGCCCTTGCAGCCGGTGATTTTCAAAAGACTGTTCAGGAATGTGTAAAACAGGCAAGGAAACGATCCATCGAGCTGGGTGAAAAGAAATAA
- a CDS encoding transporter substrate-binding domain-containing protein, which produces MKKKFLGLILFSAFLIFGLAACGSSDEANGSEDGGLKDKYTVATDTGFVPFEFKKDGEYVGFDIDLIKAVAEEAGFEIDLAPTNFDGIIPGLQTGKFDIAVAGIGITEERAKKIDYSDPYYKSGLRIGVPKDNTSIKGLEDLEGKTVATRLGSTSSAFIKENIEGADPNEYQQMSQVYLAVENGSADAVLYDAPNVAYYIKTKGSDKMKLVGDLYKAEEYGIAISKGQDELVKAINDALATIKENGKYDKIYKKWFGEEPINQ; this is translated from the coding sequence ATGAAAAAGAAGTTTTTAGGACTTATCCTATTTTCTGCATTCCTGATTTTTGGACTTGCCGCATGTGGAAGCAGTGATGAGGCAAATGGTTCAGAAGATGGTGGTTTAAAAGATAAATATACCGTTGCAACGGATACAGGATTTGTTCCATTTGAATTTAAAAAAGACGGTGAATATGTTGGTTTTGATATTGATTTGATTAAAGCAGTTGCTGAGGAGGCAGGTTTTGAAATAGATCTGGCACCAACGAACTTTGATGGTATTATTCCGGGACTGCAAACGGGTAAATTTGATATTGCTGTAGCCGGTATTGGTATTACAGAAGAACGTGCCAAGAAGATTGACTACAGTGATCCGTATTACAAATCCGGACTTCGTATTGGGGTTCCAAAGGATAACACGTCCATTAAAGGGCTTGAGGATCTGGAAGGTAAAACTGTTGCTACAAGACTTGGTTCAACCAGTTCAGCGTTTATAAAGGAAAATATTGAAGGGGCAGATCCGAATGAGTATCAGCAAATGAGCCAAGTATATCTGGCTGTGGAAAATGGAAGTGCTGATGCAGTTCTGTATGATGCTCCAAATGTTGCTTACTATATTAAAACAAAAGGCAGTGACAAAATGAAACTTGTTGGTGACCTGTATAAAGCTGAAGAATATGGTATTGCTATTTCAAAAGGTCAGGATGAATTGGTGAAAGCAATAAATGATGCCCTGGCAACAATCAAAGAAAATGGAAAATATGACAAGATTTATAAAAAATGGTTTGGTGAAGAACCAATAAATCAATAG
- a CDS encoding amino acid ABC transporter permease, producing MLGRFDFAGVVEFLPQLMTGLYYTLLISVLGLLIGFVLGAIFGLGRISKIKIIYWISSVYIEILRGTPVLVQAIWIFYALPLIIGYNFDSVTAGVIVIALNSGAYIAEIVRGAVQSIEKGQMEAGRSLGLNHRQTMRYIIWPQAFKRMIPPLGNQFIISIKDTSLLSVILVPELIFQGRLIAANHFNAVEIYTTVAFFYLAITLTLSFVLSIAERRLDV from the coding sequence ATGCTGGGAAGATTTGATTTCGCCGGTGTGGTTGAATTTTTGCCGCAATTAATGACCGGTCTTTATTATACGCTCCTGATCTCAGTACTTGGTCTTTTGATCGGCTTCGTACTTGGTGCCATATTTGGCTTGGGACGTATCTCCAAAATTAAGATAATTTATTGGATATCAAGTGTTTATATAGAAATTTTACGCGGAACGCCGGTTCTCGTTCAGGCTATATGGATTTTCTATGCACTGCCGCTGATTATTGGATATAATTTTGATTCCGTTACAGCGGGTGTTATTGTTATTGCATTAAACTCGGGAGCCTATATTGCGGAAATTGTCCGTGGTGCTGTACAGTCCATTGAAAAGGGACAAATGGAAGCAGGCCGCTCACTTGGGCTCAACCATCGCCAGACGATGCGTTATATTATTTGGCCACAGGCATTTAAACGGATGATTCCGCCACTGGGTAATCAGTTCATTATCAGTATTAAAGATACTTCGCTGTTATCGGTAATTCTTGTTCCGGAACTGATTTTCCAGGGACGTCTGATTGCAGCAAACCACTTTAATGCGGTTGAGATTTATACAACGGTAGCTTTTTTCTACCTCGCGATTACATTAACATTATCATTCGTCCTGAGCATTGCTGAAAGGAGGCTGGATGTATAA
- a CDS encoding amino acid ABC transporter ATP-binding protein, which yields MITVDNLHKSFGKLEVLKGIDCKIDQKEVVCVIGPSGSGKSTFLRCLNLLEEITSGDVVVDGAHLNDPKTNINEVRKEVGMVFQQFNLFPHKTVLENIMLAPQKARAITKNEAKERAQKLLDKVGLSDKADMYPNSLSGGQQQRVAIARALAMEPKIMLFDEPTSALDPELVGDVLSVMKQLAYEGMTMVVVTHEMGFAREVGDRVLFMDEGIIMEEGDPEQIFTNPKSDRTKEFLNKIL from the coding sequence ATGATTACCGTGGATAATTTACACAAAAGCTTTGGTAAATTGGAAGTGTTGAAAGGAATCGATTGTAAAATTGACCAAAAAGAGGTTGTTTGTGTGATTGGTCCGAGTGGATCCGGAAAAAGTACCTTTCTTCGATGCCTGAACCTGCTTGAAGAAATAACAAGTGGCGATGTCGTTGTTGACGGGGCACATTTAAATGACCCGAAAACAAATATTAATGAAGTTCGTAAAGAAGTTGGGATGGTCTTTCAGCAGTTTAACTTATTTCCGCACAAGACCGTGCTCGAAAACATTATGCTTGCACCGCAAAAGGCACGCGCGATTACTAAAAATGAGGCAAAAGAGCGTGCACAGAAATTATTGGATAAAGTCGGATTGAGCGATAAAGCTGATATGTATCCGAATTCTTTATCAGGCGGTCAGCAGCAGCGGGTGGCAATCGCCCGGGCATTGGCAATGGAGCCGAAAATCATGCTGTTTGATGAGCCGACCTCGGCACTTGATCCGGAACTTGTCGGCGACGTACTATCCGTTATGAAGCAGCTTGCCTATGAGGGAATGACCATGGTAGTTGTGACACATGAAATGGGGTTTGCCCGTGAAGTGGGTGATCGTGTTCTCTTTATGGATGAAGGAATCATAATGGAGGAAGGCGATCCGGAGCAGATTTTTACGAATCCAAAATCGGATCGGACGAAAGAGTTTCTGAATAAAATATTGTAA
- a CDS encoding aldo/keto reductase, protein MANKVELGNTGISIHPVGLGANKIGYENEETNTEYGGKIITQAMNQGLNFIDTAFMYGHGLSEEIIGKTLKENGFRNDAVLATKGSHRYEGGQMVHDNTPSFLYKAMDDSLKRLQTDVIDLFYIHFPDDDTPKYEAVGALQRMREAGKIRAIGVSNFSMDQLKEANQDGYLDVVQGNYNLLERSAEKDLFPYLLENGISFVPYFPFASGLLAGKYTKDTILSDRQKKRPQFQDETYLRNVEKVEYLHKIADKHGVAPAHVVLAYYLTLDPVDAVIPGARNREQVTDNLKAVEVNLTADDIQLIENVFPVQA, encoded by the coding sequence ATGGCAAATAAAGTGGAATTAGGCAACACCGGTATATCTATTCATCCGGTTGGACTTGGTGCCAACAAAATCGGCTATGAAAACGAGGAAACAAACACAGAATACGGTGGCAAAATTATTACGCAAGCCATGAACCAGGGCCTGAATTTTATTGACACAGCTTTTATGTATGGCCACGGCCTTTCTGAAGAGATCATTGGCAAAACCCTGAAAGAGAACGGCTTCCGAAATGATGCGGTTCTGGCAACGAAAGGTTCGCACCGATATGAAGGCGGTCAGATGGTTCATGATAATACACCATCATTTTTGTATAAAGCCATGGATGATAGTCTGAAAAGGCTGCAGACCGATGTGATTGATCTGTTTTACATTCATTTTCCGGACGATGATACCCCTAAATATGAAGCTGTTGGTGCATTGCAACGCATGCGGGAAGCAGGAAAAATCCGTGCAATCGGTGTTTCAAACTTTTCAATGGATCAGTTGAAAGAAGCTAATCAGGACGGCTATTTGGATGTTGTACAGGGAAATTACAATCTTTTGGAACGTTCGGCAGAAAAGGACTTATTCCCGTATTTACTTGAAAACGGTATTTCGTTTGTACCATATTTCCCTTTTGCATCAGGCTTACTGGCCGGTAAATATACGAAAGACACGATTCTTTCTGATCGGCAAAAGAAACGACCGCAATTTCAGGATGAAACGTATCTTAGAAATGTGGAAAAGGTGGAATACCTTCACAAGATTGCGGATAAGCATGGTGTTGCACCGGCACATGTGGTGCTTGCCTATTATTTGACGCTTGATCCAGTTGACGCGGTAATTCCGGGAGCTCGTAATCGTGAGCAGGTCACGGATAATTTAAAAGCTGTAGAGGTTAATCTGACAGCTGATGATATCCAACTCATTGAAAACGTTTTTCCGGTTCAGGCATAA